Genomic DNA from Streptomyces sp. AM 2-1-1:
AACGCATTGCGGGCCCTCGACGCGATCGGCTGCGCGGAGGCGTGCCTCGGCGTGGGGTACGCGACCACCGCGTGGGGCCAGGTCCACGACGTGGCCGGCAACCTGGTCCGGGAGATGCCGGGGGCGCGCATCGCCGGCTCCGAGCTGCCGCCCATGAACGGGCTCGCCCGTCCGCAGCTGCACCGCATCCTCACCGAGCGGGCCCGGGGCGCCGGCGTGACGATCGAGTACGCCAAGACCTTCACGGAACTCGTCAACGGCCCCGGGGGCGTCGACGTGACGTACACGGACGGTACGAGCGGCCGGGTGGACTTCGTGGTCGGCGCGGACGGGGTGTACTCGAAGGTCCGCCCGTACGTCCTTGCCGAGGACCTGACACCGGTCTACATCGGGCAGTCCGCGTTCCGCCTCAACATCCCCCGCATACCGGAGATCGACCGCATCATCCTCCAGCACGGGCCCACCGGCATGGCCGGCTTTGTGCCGATCGGGCCCGAGATGGCGTACTTCTTCTTCAACACCGTGTGGGAGGAGGGGCAGCGACTGGAGCAGAACCGGATGGACCACGTCCTGCGGGAGCTGCTCGCCCCGTTCGGCGGGTTGGCCGGCCGGGTCCGCGACGAGTTCGTCACCGACCCCTCCGCCATCGTGTTCCGCCCGGAGGAGTGGCTCATCGCCCCCGCCCCCTGGCACCGGGACCGGATCGTCCTCATCGGTGACGCCGTCCACGCGGTCACCCCGCACCTGGGGCAGGGCGCCGCGCAGGCCATCGAGGACGGCGTCGTACTCGCCCAGTGCCTCGCGGCCGGCTCCTCCCCGCAGGAGGCGTTCGAGCGGTACACCGAGCGCCGCTACGAGCGCTGCAAGCTCGTCGTGGAGTCCTCGGTCGCCATCGGTGAATGGGAGATCGACCCCACCGGCAAGGAGGACTTCGACCACGCCGGCCTCACCCAGCACGTGCTGGAGACGATGGTCCAGCCCTTCTGATCCCCCGGCGCGCACCGGACTGGCCGTCTCCCCACTCGCCGCCCCGACTCCCCACGCCAAGGGCTCTGCGGCCGGTCCGGCCGAGGCGACGCGCCGCGGCCGGGCCGGCCGCCAGCAGCAGCCGCCGCCCACCGTGGCGGCAGGACCGAGACGGCGGCAGCGCCGACGCACGGACCGCGCCGAATCCGTGGGCCGGGGCCGGTCTCAGGACGCCGGGGTCGTGCACACCTCGGCGCCGAGACGCGGCCCCCGTTCCGCTCGACCGTGCCAGGGTGACGCGGGCTCCGTCCGGTCCCCCCGGCTCGGCGGCGGGGGACGCCTCTCAGCCGCGTCGCGCCCGGGCGAGTTCGCCGCGCCCGTGGATCCGGCCCCGTCGCTCGGCGGCCCGCAGGAACACCACCGTCGCGACGGAGCACACCAGAATGGCGAAGATGCCGGCCTCCGGGCCGAAGCTCCCGCCGGACAGCAGGTGGGGGCCGCTGGTGGAAGCGTCCAGCAGGCCGCCGGTCCCGCTCCCGGAACCCGAGACGGCGGTGCCGAAGATGCCCTGCTCCGCCATGTTCCAGCCCAGGTGCACGCCGATCACCGGCCACAGCGAGCGGGTGGCGGCGTAGAGCGCGCCGAACATCAGCCCGGCCTCGACGGCGATGGCCAGCGCGCCCCAGAGCGTCGCGTTCTCGTTGACCAGGTGCAGGGTGCCGAAGGCGAGCCCCGAGACGATGACCGCCCCGTACGTCCCTGCCTTCTCCTCCAGTATCCGGAACAGCGCGCCCCGGAAAGCCAGTTCCTCGGTGACCGCCACGCAGCTCATCAGCCCCAGGGTGGTCAGCGAGCCGCCGATCGAACCCCACCCCCGGACGTGGTAGCCGCCCGAGAGGGCGACCGCCGCGATCGTGACGGCGAAGAGGCCCAGTCCGAGCAGGGCCCCCCGGCACAGCTCCGGCCGCGCCTTGGCGAGGGTGAGTTCCTGCGGTCTGCGGCCTTCCAGGCGGCGCACCAGTCCGGCGTACACGGCCAGCGCCGCGACGCCCGTCGCCACCCCGGCGATCAGGGCGGTCCACGCGGTCGCGTCGGCGGCGTGGTTGATCC
This window encodes:
- a CDS encoding type II CAAX endopeptidase family protein — encoded protein: MSFPHPRPAAPADGDSRPTPNPSRPVARWAASPWVRLPVFFVTLLAVNAIAAGINHAADATAWTALIAGVATGVAALAVYAGLVRRLEGRRPQELTLAKARPELCRGALLGLGLFAVTIAAVALSGGYHVRGWGSIGGSLTTLGLMSCVAVTEELAFRGALFRILEEKAGTYGAVIVSGLAFGTLHLVNENATLWGALAIAVEAGLMFGALYAATRSLWPVIGVHLGWNMAEQGIFGTAVSGSGSGTGGLLDASTSGPHLLSGGSFGPEAGIFAILVCSVATVVFLRAAERRGRIHGRGELARARRG
- a CDS encoding FAD-dependent monooxygenase; its protein translation is MSRGTVLVVGGGIGGLSTAVALREAGYDVDVVELHEDLHSSVYGVGIIQPVNALRALDAIGCAEACLGVGYATTAWGQVHDVAGNLVREMPGARIAGSELPPMNGLARPQLHRILTERARGAGVTIEYAKTFTELVNGPGGVDVTYTDGTSGRVDFVVGADGVYSKVRPYVLAEDLTPVYIGQSAFRLNIPRIPEIDRIILQHGPTGMAGFVPIGPEMAYFFFNTVWEEGQRLEQNRMDHVLRELLAPFGGLAGRVRDEFVTDPSAIVFRPEEWLIAPAPWHRDRIVLIGDAVHAVTPHLGQGAAQAIEDGVVLAQCLAAGSSPQEAFERYTERRYERCKLVVESSVAIGEWEIDPTGKEDFDHAGLTQHVLETMVQPF